A window of the Ogataea parapolymorpha DL-1 chromosome V, whole genome shotgun sequence genome harbors these coding sequences:
- a CDS encoding putative transporter ESBP6, with the protein MNNSSFSSLDSDIRDDQQSVGLPNVVHAYSNGSRVARTRTSTSLASSISRSILSVRQIVEQAREDDQEMARTDTQRGETVDLNEAIRIATNRSESTQPPEPETESPLPPLDSGYSWVICACVFLMMFATWGANGCYGVFLNHWLQVQSFPGSSATDFALIGSIVLALAQALAPLAQMASAILGMKMVMLLGVILQTAGYLLASFSTKLWQLYLTQGILVGLGFAFVFNPAVVIFPEWFDKKRGLASGIIVSASGVAGVVFSLASQAIISRTGSPAWAQRMLAFFSVLGNTLAACLLKHRIPTQRLRTRREIVTRFYVLFNVKVVKLPQVHFITLWFVLILSCYIVALFSLSAYSTFVGLSSSQGSHVTAIFNGCQAIGRFIIGFAADYTGRVNLAVLLSINMVILLFAMWINATTAGVVYAYAILSGLTFGVASTLNQPIVADSVPVELFPSAWSYENFWMGVFCMFCEVVALKLRDMTLAKPFIKAQIFCGCFAAVGVLCILPIREWKIRRMLVARHEALEALKEHEKHTDEYERRLKTYDILLRGGFKAYMARLLYPVRA; encoded by the coding sequence ATGAACAAtagctctttttcctcgcTCGACTCCGACATCCGAGACGACCAGCAGTCCGTGGGCCTTCCAAACGTCGTTCATGCATACTCCAATGGGTCGCGAGTGGCCAGAACGAGGACGTCAACGTCGCTGGCCTCCTCGATTTCTAGAAGCATCCTCAGCGTTCGCCAGATCGTCGAGCAGGCCAGAGAAGACGACCAGGAAATGGCGCGGACCGATACGCAGAGAGGTGAGACGGTAGATCTTAACGAGGCGATTCGGATCGCCACGAACCGCTCAGAAAGCACCCAGCCCCCGGAACCTGAAACAGAGTCTCCACTGCCGCCTCTCGACTCTGGCTACTCGTGGGTGATTTGCGCGTGCGTGTTCTTAATGATGTTCGCAACGTGGGGCGCCAACGGTTGCTACGGCGTCTTTCTCAACCACTGGCTCCAGGTACAGAGCTTCCCCGGCTCGTCAGCCACCGATTTCGCTCTGATAGGCAGTATCGTGCTAGCACTCGCTCAGGCGCTCGCTCCGCTCGCACAGATGGCGTCTGCAATCCTAGGAATGAAAATGGTCATGCTTCTGGGCGTCATTTTGCAAACCGCAGGCTATCTGCTGGCATCGTTCTCCACTAAATTGTGGCAGCTGTATCTGACCCAAGGCATTCTCGTAGGGTTGGGCTTCGCGTTCGTTTTCAACCCGGCAGTTGTCATTTTTCCAGAATGGTTCGACAAGAAAAGAGGCCTTGCCTCGGGGATTATTGTCTCTGCTAGCGGTGTAGCTGGGGTTGTCTTCTCACTGGCCTCACAAGCAATTATATCCCGCACAGGGAGCCCGGCGTGGGCCCAGCGAATGCTGGCATTTTTCTCTGTGCTAGGCAACACGTTAGCGGCGTGCCTGCTCAAGCATCGCATCCCAACACAGCGACTCAGGACCCGCCGCGAAATCGTCACCAGATTCTACGTGCTGTTCAACGTCAAGGTCGTCAAATTGCCGCAGGTCCACTTCATCACGCTCTGGTTCGTGCTGATACTATCCTGCTACATCGTCGCGCTCTTCTCGCTCTCCGCGTACAGCACGTTTGTGGGGCTCTCGTCGTCGCAAGGGAGTCACGTGACCGCGATCTTCAACGGGTGCCAAGCCATTGGCCGGTTTATCATTGGTTTCGCGGCCGACTACACGGGCCGTGTGAACCTAGCGGTGCTGCTGAGCATCAACATGGTGATTCTGCTTTTTGCCATGTGGATTAACGCCACGACGGCCGGCGTGGTGTATGCGTACGCTATTCTCTCCGGACTCACGTTTGGCGTGGCTTCCACGTTGAACCAGCCAATAGTGGCAGACTCTGTTCCCGTGGAGCTGTTTCCCTCCGCGTGGAGCTACGAAAATTTCTGGATGGGTGTTTTTTGCATGTTTTGCGAGGTGGTAGCACTGAAGCTCAGAGACATGACGCTCGCAAAGCCGTTCATCAAGGCGCAGATATTTTGCGGCTGCTTTGCGGCTGTTGGCGTTCTGTGTATTCTGCCAATCCGCGAGTGGAAAATCCGCCGCATGCTTGTCGCCCGGCACGAAGCCCTGGAGGCCCTCAAAGAGCACGAAAAACACACGGACGAGTACGAGCGCCGTCTGAAAACGTACGACATCCTTCTGCGCGGCGGGTTCAAGGCGTACATGGCGAGACTGCTGTATCCTGTGCGTGCATAA